One window of Nocardioides dongkuii genomic DNA carries:
- a CDS encoding DUF3039 domain-containing protein, with protein MSTIGFGTGTAVDEKVREDRHTVPTDDGDHEKFSHYVDKDKLTEAMVMGTPVVALCGKVWVPSRAPEKFPVCPDCKDVWESLKDDAGSDA; from the coding sequence GTGAGCACCATCGGATTCGGGACCGGCACCGCCGTCGACGAGAAGGTTCGCGAGGACCGTCACACCGTCCCCACGGACGACGGTGACCACGAGAAGTTCTCGCACTACGTCGACAAGGACAAGCTCACCGAGGCGATGGTCATGGGCACCCCCGTGGTCGCCCTGTGCGGCAAGGTCTGGGTGCCCAGCCGGGCGCCGGAGAAGTTCCCGGTGTGCCCCGACTGCAAGGACGTCTGGGAGTCGCTCAAGGACGACGCGGGCTCCGACGCGTGA
- a CDS encoding YqgE/AlgH family protein: MVGKDAGLGAGMLLVATPALMDPNFADSVILLLDADEEGALGVVLNRPSPVPVGEVLKPWDDVVSEPGVLFLGGPVSTEGALAVALLRDGEDPPVGFREVVGRLGLLDLDTPVELVDGTVSRMRIFAGYAGWGAGQLDAEIEEGSWYVVPAQAPDVFRADPVELWRDVLRRQPGHLAWNSTRPADPGLN, translated from the coding sequence ATGGTGGGCAAGGACGCGGGGCTGGGCGCGGGGATGCTGCTGGTGGCGACGCCCGCGCTGATGGACCCGAACTTCGCCGACTCCGTCATCCTGCTGCTCGACGCCGACGAGGAGGGCGCGCTCGGCGTCGTCCTCAACCGGCCCTCGCCGGTCCCGGTCGGCGAGGTGCTCAAGCCGTGGGACGACGTGGTCAGCGAGCCGGGCGTGCTCTTCCTCGGCGGCCCGGTCAGCACCGAGGGCGCGCTCGCCGTGGCCCTGCTGCGCGACGGCGAGGACCCGCCGGTCGGCTTCCGCGAGGTCGTCGGCCGCCTCGGCCTGCTCGACCTCGACACGCCCGTCGAGCTCGTCGACGGCACCGTCTCCCGGATGCGCATCTTCGCCGGGTACGCCGGGTGGGGCGCCGGCCAGCTCGACGCCGAGATCGAGGAGGGCAGCTGGTACGTCGTGCCCGCGCAGGCCCCCGACGTGTTCCGTGCGGACCCGGTCGAGCTGTGGCGCGACGTGCTCCGCCGCCAGCCCGGGCACCTCGCCTGGAACTCCACCAGGCCCGCCGACCCCGGCCTGAACTGA